Proteins found in one Helicobacter sp. NHP19-003 genomic segment:
- a CDS encoding UDP-N-acetylmuramate dehydrogenase codes for MLIDFGRYSSVKIGGVVQVRVLDTCAPYVGVQMVGLASNLLVSPEAKNLATLSKSFDYIVDLGTHLEVGAKTNAQKLFSYYKNHDLQGLEFLSALPGSLGGLVKMNAGMKAYEIKEFVEALNINGEWVEAKDLGFGYRTSGVRGVVFKARLKKRKGFRHGVFQECQRMRCHPKKPSFGSCFKNPVGDFAGRLLEAVGLKGFSLGGVGFSREHANFLVNLGGGRFEEALRLIALAKERVFDAFGIALEEEVCIYH; via the coding sequence GTGCTGATCGACTTTGGCCGCTACTCTAGCGTGAAAATCGGGGGAGTCGTACAGGTGCGGGTACTTGACACATGCGCCCCTTATGTGGGCGTACAGATGGTGGGCTTAGCTAGTAATCTCTTGGTGTCCCCTGAAGCTAAAAACCTAGCCACTCTGTCTAAGAGCTTTGATTACATCGTCGATCTAGGCACGCACTTAGAAGTGGGGGCAAAGACAAACGCCCAAAAACTCTTCAGTTACTACAAAAACCACGATTTGCAAGGTTTGGAGTTTTTAAGCGCATTGCCCGGGAGTTTGGGCGGACTCGTCAAAATGAACGCCGGCATGAAAGCCTATGAGATCAAAGAGTTCGTGGAGGCTTTAAACATCAATGGGGAATGGGTGGAGGCAAAAGACTTGGGCTTTGGTTACCGCACAAGTGGGGTGAGAGGTGTGGTGTTTAAAGCCCGTTTAAAAAAGCGCAAGGGTTTTAGACATGGCGTTTTTCAAGAGTGCCAACGCATGCGTTGCCACCCTAAAAAGCCCAGCTTTGGAAGTTGCTTTAAAAACCCCGTGGGGGATTTTGCCGGGCGGCTCTTAGAAGCGGTGGGGCTTAAAGGTTTTAGTTTAGGGGGGGTGGGTTTTAGCCGAGAGCATGCGAATTTTCTAGTCAATTTAGGAGGGGGGCGGTTTGAAGAGGCACTAAGACTCATCGCCCTAGCCAAAGAGCGGGTATTTGACGCCTTTGGCATCGCCCTAGAAGAAGAGGTTTGTATCTACCACTAG
- the fliQ gene encoding flagellar biosynthesis protein FliQ produces MEAQLMKLAIETYKITLMISLPVLLVGLVVGLLVSIFQATTQINEMTLSFVPKILAVIAVIIFTMPWMLNMLLDYTHMLFKLIPKVIS; encoded by the coding sequence ATGGAGGCGCAACTGATGAAACTTGCCATTGAAACCTATAAAATCACTTTAATGATCTCTTTGCCCGTGCTGTTAGTGGGTTTAGTGGTGGGGCTGTTGGTCAGCATTTTCCAAGCCACCACCCAAATCAATGAGATGACTTTATCCTTTGTGCCTAAGATTTTAGCCGTGATCGCCGTGATCATCTTCACCATGCCTTGGATGCTTAACATGCTCTTAGACTACACCCACATGCTCTTTAAACTCATCCCTAAGGTGATCTCTTAG
- a CDS encoding thiolase family protein, with translation MHKVHIYSAKRTPIGSFNGTLSSVPATKLGSLAAIEALKTSGFDPSLVDSCVVGNVLSGGLKQAPARQVALGANLPKSIACWLVNEACGSGLRAVMLGANEIALGRARVVLAGGMENMSLAPHLLMKSRAGFKMGDTALEDSMLKDGLQDAYKKARMGDFAENCARLNHLSRAEQDNFAKGSYEKALKAVENHAFKPEMISVSMRGRTGEIVVSVDEEPTRVNFDKGLKLKPVFDPEGTITAFNASKISDGASMLVLGSADLSKETHTRALAKIVDYATFSHDPHLFTTAPAPAIRKLLKNNNKQPGDIDLYEISEAFAVVGVLTQKDLGLKDSQVNVNGGAIALGHPIGASGARILTTLVHALHTYDKHLGVACLCVGGGEALAILIERL, from the coding sequence ATGCATAAAGTCCACATTTACAGTGCCAAGCGCACCCCGATTGGGTCTTTCAACGGCACTCTCTCTAGTGTTCCTGCCACGAAGTTAGGGAGTTTGGCGGCCATAGAAGCTCTAAAGACGAGTGGGTTTGACCCTAGCCTTGTAGACAGTTGCGTTGTCGGCAATGTGTTGAGTGGTGGGTTAAAACAAGCCCCCGCCAGACAAGTCGCCCTAGGGGCAAACTTGCCTAAGTCTATTGCCTGTTGGTTAGTCAATGAGGCTTGTGGATCGGGCTTAAGAGCCGTGATGCTTGGGGCGAATGAAATCGCTTTAGGGCGTGCTCGGGTGGTCTTAGCGGGAGGTATGGAAAACATGAGTCTTGCTCCGCATTTGTTGATGAAAAGCCGGGCAGGCTTTAAAATGGGCGACACTGCCTTAGAAGACAGCATGCTCAAAGACGGCTTGCAAGATGCCTACAAGAAGGCGCGGATGGGCGACTTTGCCGAAAATTGCGCCCGTTTAAACCACTTAAGCCGTGCCGAGCAAGACAACTTCGCCAAAGGCAGCTACGAAAAGGCTTTAAAAGCCGTTGAAAACCACGCCTTTAAACCCGAGATGATCAGTGTGTCTATGCGGGGGCGCACAGGCGAGATTGTGGTGAGCGTGGATGAAGAGCCCACAAGGGTGAACTTTGACAAGGGCTTAAAACTCAAACCTGTCTTCGATCCGGAGGGGACAATCACTGCTTTTAACGCCAGCAAAATCAGCGATGGGGCGAGCATGCTCGTTTTAGGTTCGGCTGACTTGTCTAAAGAAACCCACACTAGGGCCTTGGCTAAGATTGTAGATTATGCGACATTTAGCCACGACCCCCATCTTTTCACCACCGCTCCTGCCCCCGCCATTAGAAAACTTTTAAAGAACAACAACAAACAGCCCGGCGACATTGATTTATACGAGATCAGCGAAGCGTTTGCGGTGGTGGGGGTGTTGACCCAAAAGGATTTGGGTTTGAAAGACAGCCAAGTCAATGTCAACGGGGGGGCGATCGCTTTAGGCCATCCCATCGGGGCGAGCGGAGCTAGGATTTTGACGACTTTGGTACACGCTTTGCACACCTATGACAAACACTTAGGTGTGGCGTGCTTGTGCGTGGGTGGAGGCGAGGCTTTAGCGATTCTCATTGAGAGATTGTGA
- the bamD gene encoding outer membrane protein assembly factor BamD, with protein sequence MRVVLFSAVVLALFFGCTKKTKESIYNRPAIFWYQGILREILFLNLETADNYYSSLQSEHINSPLVPDAMLALGQAHLKKKEFVLAEYYFDEYIKRFGNQDNIDYLKFMKLQARYYAFKNHSKDQEFMANTIGMLNDFVDKYPNSRFLNQVEYMQVKFILGQNELNRAIANVYKKRHQKEGVKRYLERVDEVLEKETHPKKSYMPWYVAIFNW encoded by the coding sequence ATGCGTGTAGTTTTATTCTCGGCGGTGGTTTTAGCCCTGTTCTTTGGGTGTACTAAAAAGACAAAAGAGTCTATTTACAACCGACCGGCGATTTTTTGGTATCAAGGGATTTTGCGTGAAATTTTGTTTTTGAACTTAGAGACAGCGGACAACTATTATTCTTCCTTGCAAAGCGAGCACATCAATTCGCCTTTGGTGCCCGATGCCATGCTGGCTTTAGGGCAAGCCCACTTAAAAAAGAAAGAATTTGTTTTGGCAGAATACTACTTTGATGAGTACATTAAGCGCTTTGGCAATCAAGACAACATTGACTATTTGAAGTTCATGAAATTGCAGGCCCGCTACTACGCCTTTAAAAACCACAGTAAGGACCAAGAGTTTATGGCTAATACTATAGGCATGTTAAACGACTTTGTGGACAAATACCCAAATAGTCGGTTTTTAAACCAAGTGGAGTACATGCAGGTTAAATTCATTTTAGGGCAAAATGAGCTCAATCGGGCGATCGCCAATGTTTATAAAAAACGCCACCAGAAAGAGGGGGTGAAACGCTATTTGGAAAGGGTAGATGAGGTTTTGGAGAAGGAAACCCACCCCAAAAAATCCTACATGCCTTGGTATGTGGCTATCTTTAACTGGTGA
- a CDS encoding pyrroline-5-carboxylate reductase, whose amino-acid sequence MTNKILFIGYGQITRAILKGMQGALAGRSVSIAGKDPSKIAPFLKQERLDFITLQTCDKSIEITDSVVFLTLKPHALGAFSYTGQASAILSALAGVSIQFLQAHLQAPHFVRFMPNVAAFLGLSATTYFSPTPIPKELTDLLASFGTAVQVDKEELVDASMVTNGSTLAFLSLFTQALIDSGVRAGLPYAQSKELVSQSFKGFSALLATKSPQEISQSICTPAGATIEGLSVLEEKGVRGAIMQACHAIARRYKPKS is encoded by the coding sequence ATGACAAATAAAATTTTATTCATCGGCTACGGCCAAATCACTAGGGCGATCTTAAAGGGCATGCAGGGTGCGTTAGCGGGGCGGTCGGTTAGCATTGCAGGCAAAGACCCTAGCAAGATCGCCCCTTTTTTAAAACAAGAAAGGCTAGACTTCATCACTTTGCAAACTTGTGATAAGAGCATTGAGATCACAGACAGCGTGGTGTTTCTCACCCTAAAGCCCCACGCTTTAGGGGCATTTAGTTACACAGGGCAGGCCAGCGCCATTTTAAGCGCGCTTGCCGGCGTGTCTATACAGTTCTTGCAAGCCCACTTGCAAGCCCCCCATTTTGTGCGTTTCATGCCAAATGTCGCCGCCTTTTTGGGGCTTTCGGCCACAACCTACTTTAGCCCCACCCCTATACCCAAAGAATTAACAGACTTGCTCGCTAGCTTTGGCACAGCCGTGCAAGTGGATAAAGAAGAGTTGGTGGACGCTTCTATGGTTACAAATGGAAGTACACTCGCTTTTTTGAGCCTGTTTACCCAAGCTTTGATCGACTCTGGGGTGAGAGCGGGCTTACCTTACGCCCAAAGCAAAGAGCTGGTGAGTCAAAGCTTTAAAGGTTTTAGCGCTTTGCTTGCCACAAAAAGCCCTCAAGAAATCAGCCAAAGCATCTGCACCCCCGCCGGGGCAACCATCGAAGGCTTGAGCGTGCTTGAAGAGAAGGGCGTTAGGGGGGCGATCATGCAAGCCTGCCACGCCATAGCCCGAAGATACAAACCTAAATCTTAA
- a CDS encoding CoA transferase subunit A, producing MEKVVKSIQEAVSGVQDGMTLMFGGFGLCGIPENAILALSQSGVKDITCISNNPGVDDFGLGLLVKNKQIKKMIASYVGENAAFEQQFLAGEIEVEFNPQGTLAERIRAGGAGIPGFYTPTGVGTIIAEGKEHREFGGRTYILETALKADYAFIKAQKADTYGNLVFNKTAMNFNPMMAKAARVTVVEVEEIVELGALDPNFIHVPGVFVDRIFKGNFEKRIEQLTLKKGE from the coding sequence GTGGAGAAAGTCGTTAAGAGTATCCAAGAGGCAGTCAGTGGCGTGCAAGATGGGATGACCCTGATGTTTGGGGGGTTTGGACTGTGTGGCATCCCCGAAAATGCCATTTTAGCCTTAAGCCAAAGTGGGGTGAAAGACATCACTTGCATTTCTAACAACCCCGGAGTCGATGATTTCGGTTTGGGCTTGCTCGTAAAAAACAAACAAATCAAAAAGATGATCGCCAGCTATGTGGGCGAAAATGCGGCTTTCGAGCAGCAATTCTTGGCTGGTGAAATTGAAGTGGAGTTCAACCCACAAGGCACTTTAGCCGAACGCATTAGAGCCGGGGGGGCGGGTATCCCCGGCTTTTACACACCCACAGGTGTAGGTACAATCATTGCTGAAGGCAAGGAGCATAGGGAGTTTGGGGGGCGCACTTATATTTTAGAAACCGCCCTGAAGGCGGACTATGCTTTCATCAAGGCACAAAAGGCAGACACCTATGGCAATTTGGTTTTCAACAAAACCGCCATGAATTTTAACCCGATGATGGCAAAGGCGGCTAGAGTTACGGTGGTTGAAGTCGAAGAGATTGTAGAGCTGGGCGCGCTTGATCCTAACTTTATCCATGTCCCCGGGGTGTTCGTGGATCGCATTTTTAAGGGGAACTTTGAAAAACGCATCGAACAACTCACACTGAAAAAGGGAGAATAG
- the lon gene encoding endopeptidase La — translation MTDKFPSVVPVIIEEEAFMYPFMIAPIFINNEANTKAVNKATQERNDLIFVSCSKGESGVVDRDKFYDVGVIGSIVRKVILPDNRMKVLFQGICKGRILNIESTDPLEAMVDVITYKEYDTDKINAIIDILKEKVSNLANISQFFPPDLLKAIEDNNDPNRIVDLVASALHLKKDQAYTLFASDDIEERLLGLIDLVMEEIKTQKLQKEIKSKVHSKMEQVNKEYFLKEQLKQIQKELGIDKQKDEEIQEYFQKLSDIEPFITKEVYKEIKKQIERLSRVHQDSSDVGILQNYIEWVLDIPFGQYSDKILSIKEVEKQLNADHYSLEKPKERIVEYFATMELMRLRKQENKETKGTILCFYGPPGVGKTSLANSIAKAIERPLVRIALGGLEDVNELRGHRRTYLGSMPGRIVQGLIEAKKMDCVMVLDEIDKVDKSMRGDPASALLEILDPEQNTSFRDYYTNFNIDLSKVIFIATANDISTIPPPLRDRMEFISVSSYTPQEKEQIAINYLIPQELKKHALKPTEVVFTPEAVQLIIEKYTREAGVRGLRRTIASIMRKCARNIVNNQEEGKKRNRKITITTDNVPDFLDRIVFEIDPVDKEDALGIVNGLAWTSVGGDVLKIESVKIKGKGNLKLTGSLGEVMKESAQIAHSVVKTLLDEEVLISKKKKLKEKDEKKEKEKIYNLYDIHLHVPEGATPKDGPSAGITMATSIASILCEKKVRSDVAMTGELTLSGRVLPIGGLKEKLIASFKAGIKTALIPEKNYQRDLKDIPKEVQEHMEIKAVQTIEDVLGAALVP, via the coding sequence ATGACAGACAAGTTTCCAAGTGTTGTACCTGTGATCATAGAAGAAGAGGCTTTTATGTACCCTTTTATGATCGCCCCCATTTTTATCAACAATGAGGCTAATACCAAGGCGGTCAACAAAGCTACTCAAGAGCGCAACGACCTAATTTTTGTGAGTTGCTCTAAGGGTGAATCGGGTGTGGTGGATAGGGACAAGTTTTACGATGTGGGGGTGATCGGCTCGATTGTGCGTAAAGTGATCCTGCCCGATAACCGCATGAAAGTCTTATTTCAAGGCATTTGTAAGGGGCGGATTTTAAACATCGAGTCTACAGACCCCCTAGAGGCGATGGTGGATGTCATCACCTATAAGGAATACGATACCGACAAAATCAATGCCATCATTGACATTCTTAAAGAGAAGGTCAGCAATTTAGCTAACATCAGTCAATTCTTCCCCCCCGATCTGCTAAAGGCGATTGAGGACAACAACGATCCCAACCGCATTGTGGACTTGGTTGCGTCCGCCCTGCACTTAAAAAAAGACCAAGCCTACACCCTCTTTGCAAGCGATGACATCGAAGAAAGATTGCTAGGACTGATTGACTTAGTCATGGAGGAGATCAAAACCCAAAAACTCCAAAAAGAGATCAAGAGCAAAGTCCATAGCAAAATGGAACAAGTGAATAAGGAGTACTTCCTCAAAGAACAGCTCAAACAGATCCAAAAAGAGCTGGGCATCGACAAGCAGAAAGATGAGGAGATACAAGAGTACTTTCAAAAACTCAGCGACATTGAGCCCTTCATCACCAAAGAGGTCTACAAAGAGATCAAAAAGCAAATTGAACGCCTAAGCCGTGTGCATCAAGACAGCTCGGATGTGGGGATTTTGCAAAACTATATTGAGTGGGTACTAGACATCCCCTTTGGGCAATACAGCGACAAAATCCTATCCATTAAAGAGGTGGAGAAACAGCTAAATGCCGACCATTACAGCCTAGAAAAGCCCAAAGAGCGCATCGTAGAGTACTTCGCTACAATGGAGTTGATGCGTCTACGCAAACAAGAGAACAAAGAAACCAAGGGTACGATTCTGTGCTTTTATGGCCCTCCTGGGGTGGGTAAAACGAGTTTGGCCAACTCGATCGCTAAAGCTATAGAGCGCCCCTTGGTGCGGATTGCGCTGGGGGGATTAGAGGATGTCAATGAGCTCAGAGGACATCGGCGTACTTACTTAGGCTCTATGCCCGGGCGCATTGTGCAGGGCCTCATCGAGGCCAAGAAAATGGACTGCGTGATGGTGCTTGATGAGATCGATAAAGTGGATAAAAGCATGCGTGGCGATCCCGCCAGCGCGCTTTTAGAAATCTTAGACCCCGAGCAGAACACGAGCTTTAGGGATTATTACACAAACTTCAACATTGACCTATCTAAGGTGATCTTCATCGCCACGGCCAACGACATTTCAACGATCCCCCCACCTCTAAGAGATCGCATGGAGTTTATCAGTGTGTCCAGCTACACCCCCCAAGAAAAGGAACAAATCGCCATCAACTACTTGATCCCCCAGGAGTTGAAAAAGCACGCTCTAAAGCCTACGGAAGTGGTCTTTACACCAGAAGCGGTGCAACTCATCATTGAGAAGTACACAAGAGAGGCAGGGGTTAGAGGGTTAAGGCGCACGATTGCGAGCATCATGCGCAAATGCGCTAGGAACATCGTAAACAATCAAGAGGAGGGTAAAAAGCGTAACCGCAAAATCACGATCACCACTGACAATGTCCCCGACTTCTTAGACAGAATCGTGTTCGAGATTGACCCTGTGGATAAAGAGGATGCGCTGGGCATTGTGAACGGGCTGGCGTGGACGAGTGTGGGTGGAGATGTGTTGAAAATCGAGTCGGTGAAAATCAAGGGCAAGGGCAACTTAAAACTCACAGGTTCTTTAGGCGAAGTGATGAAAGAGTCCGCCCAAATCGCCCACTCAGTCGTGAAAACCCTCTTAGATGAAGAAGTGCTGATAAGCAAGAAAAAGAAGCTTAAAGAGAAAGACGAGAAAAAAGAGAAAGAGAAAATCTACAATCTCTACGACATACACTTGCATGTCCCAGAGGGGGCTACGCCTAAAGATGGGCCCAGTGCCGGGATCACTATGGCGACCAGCATTGCGTCTATTCTGTGTGAGAAAAAAGTGCGCTCGGATGTAGCGATGACGGGCGAGCTGACCTTGAGCGGTCGGGTTTTACCCATAGGCGGGCTTAAAGAAAAGCTGATCGCCAGCTTTAAGGCGGGCATTAAAACCGCCCTGATCCCCGAGAAAAACTACCAAAGGGATTTAAAAGACATCCCTAAAGAGGTGCAAGAGCACATGGAAATCAAGGCGGTGCAAACGATTGAAGATGTGCTCGGTGCGGCGTTGGTGCCCTAA
- the fliW gene encoding flagellar assembly protein FliW, translated as MVFSVKSPILGFEEVYQMELEKIDEIFMRLRNADAPAPTFTLVNPFALRSYEFEIPLALQTLLNLDQAQNILIANIMVIQNPLKESTINFLAPLVFNFDHKLMAQVILDSAKYPNYQISEKISSFYQERQPVHDK; from the coding sequence ATGGTTTTTAGTGTAAAATCCCCCATTTTGGGGTTTGAAGAGGTCTACCAAATGGAGCTAGAAAAAATTGACGAAATTTTTATGCGCCTACGCAACGCCGATGCCCCCGCCCCCACTTTCACCCTAGTGAATCCCTTTGCCCTGCGTTCTTATGAATTTGAAATCCCCCTAGCTTTACAGACCCTTTTAAATTTAGACCAAGCTCAAAATATTTTAATCGCCAATATCATGGTGATCCAAAACCCCCTCAAAGAATCCACCATCAACTTTTTAGCACCTCTAGTCTTCAACTTCGATCACAAACTCATGGCGCAAGTGATCTTAGACAGCGCAAAATACCCCAACTACCAAATCTCGGAGAAAATCTCCAGCTTCTACCAAGAAAGGCAACCCGTCCATGACAAATAA
- a CDS encoding prephenate dehydrogenase → MQVGIVGLGLMGGSLGLALQEVRQSLGIKRILGCDSNPLHAQMALSLGLVEECVDLHALQHCAVVFLATPLGGIVDILQTFKPSLQTTIIEIGGAKEQIINAIPLSTRPQVVATHPMCGTEFYGPKAALKGLYQHKIVIFVDDEKSAPEHVEKAKEIFSAIGMQLVRMDAKSHDAHIAFVSHLPHALSYALANVVLSQKSPQTILSLAAGGFKDMSRLSKSSPVMWRSVFKQNKAQVLKAMEAFLEEMGVVQGFLENEDWDALEGWMGRANKLQEFM, encoded by the coding sequence ATGCAAGTTGGCATCGTTGGGCTGGGTTTGATGGGGGGGTCTTTAGGGCTTGCTCTGCAAGAGGTGCGTCAAAGTTTAGGCATTAAGCGCATTTTGGGTTGTGATAGCAACCCCTTGCACGCCCAAATGGCGTTAAGCTTAGGCCTTGTGGAGGAATGCGTGGACCTGCACGCTTTGCAACATTGCGCCGTGGTGTTTTTAGCGACTCCGCTGGGTGGCATTGTGGACATTTTACAAACCTTCAAGCCCAGCTTGCAAACAACCATCATTGAGATCGGGGGGGCAAAGGAGCAAATCATCAACGCGATCCCCTTAAGCACACGCCCCCAGGTGGTCGCCACACACCCCATGTGTGGGACAGAGTTTTATGGCCCCAAAGCCGCTCTTAAAGGGCTTTATCAACACAAAATTGTGATTTTCGTGGACGATGAAAAGAGCGCACCCGAACATGTAGAGAAAGCCAAAGAAATTTTTAGCGCCATTGGCATGCAACTTGTCAGAATGGATGCAAAGAGCCACGATGCACACATCGCCTTTGTGAGCCACTTGCCCCACGCTCTCAGCTATGCTTTGGCAAATGTGGTCCTCTCGCAAAAAAGCCCGCAGACGATTCTATCCCTAGCCGCCGGGGGCTTTAAAGACATGAGTCGCCTTTCTAAAAGCTCGCCCGTGATGTGGCGCAGTGTGTTTAAGCAAAACAAGGCACAGGTGCTAAAAGCGATGGAGGCATTTTTGGAGGAAATGGGCGTGGTACAAGGCTTTCTAGAAAATGAGGACTGGGATGCTTTAGAAGGCTGGATGGGGCGGGCAAACAAATTGCAAGAGTTCATGTAA
- a CDS encoding hydantoinase/oxoprolinase family protein — translation MKYLINLDNGGTLTDICVVQGSQVRYTKTLTTPVDLSECFFKGITKASEEIFGPDGFVQLLHSTDLIRYSSTQGTNALVERKGPKLGLITNDTSLMQKLTQSANQKELFQSLVGDRVFVIRDLGGENFEADLANAVNTLTNKGAERLVVAIENQHDEKAFKHTFLLQFPRHLLGSVPVLFSWEFTNDTSRTRRIWSALLNSFLHPTMERFLYSAEHRLRAHKVKNPLLIYRNDGASSRVAKSVALKTYSSGPRGGIEGTKALAKAYGFNHVLMVDVGGTTSDVGEVEAHKIKTERRGHIEGVQISFELSDVKSFGVGGGSIFRLNDRGEILVGPESVGAAPGPACFGFGGKEATITDVNVALGIIDPDTYLNGQQKLDKERAIQAIKEKVAKPLGLKFEEALFKMEEAYADRLAACLKEQVQQDTVLAAFGGGGPMSACLAAKKAGIKRVIVPKLAAVFSAYGISFSDVAQTFEHDITDLSKHEIEKIKTQMQERAKRHMFQEGYDFEDCKGAWRVIVENADGSESHSTSLEDTAQINKDQRCILVYHIRYELSHPNLRASLPKRKIGARVSGTRNVMGLDGVHQEVVLVLEKQEMGAYMEGPAIVEGPFFTARVPEGWSLMVTDNGDLILEDLKA, via the coding sequence ATGAAATATCTAATCAACCTGGACAATGGCGGGACTTTGACAGACATTTGCGTGGTGCAAGGCTCACAGGTGCGCTACACCAAAACCCTAACCACTCCCGTGGATCTCTCCGAGTGTTTTTTTAAGGGAATCACCAAGGCGAGTGAAGAGATTTTTGGCCCCGATGGCTTTGTCCAACTCTTACACAGCACGGACTTGATTCGCTATTCGTCCACACAGGGCACAAATGCCCTAGTGGAGCGCAAGGGTCCAAAGCTGGGCTTGATCACTAACGACACCTCCCTCATGCAAAAACTCACGCAAAGCGCGAACCAAAAAGAATTGTTCCAAAGTTTGGTGGGCGATCGGGTCTTTGTGATCAGGGATTTGGGGGGCGAAAACTTTGAGGCGGATTTAGCCAATGCCGTGAACACGCTAACGAACAAAGGAGCTGAGCGACTCGTGGTTGCCATTGAGAACCAGCACGATGAAAAGGCTTTCAAACACACCTTTTTATTGCAATTCCCACGACACTTGCTAGGGTCTGTACCTGTGCTCTTTTCTTGGGAATTCACCAACGACACAAGCCGCACCCGGCGTATTTGGTCGGCTCTTTTAAACAGCTTTTTACACCCCACTATGGAGCGTTTTTTATACTCTGCTGAACACCGCCTGCGCGCCCATAAGGTCAAAAACCCCCTGTTGATCTACCGCAACGATGGGGCGTCTTCGCGGGTGGCTAAATCTGTTGCCTTAAAAACCTACTCTTCAGGCCCTAGAGGGGGCATTGAGGGGACTAAAGCCCTTGCTAAGGCTTATGGCTTTAACCATGTTTTGATGGTCGATGTAGGGGGCACGACTTCGGATGTGGGTGAAGTGGAAGCGCACAAAATCAAGACGGAGCGGCGCGGACACATAGAGGGGGTGCAAATCTCCTTTGAGCTTAGCGATGTGAAATCCTTTGGTGTTGGGGGAGGGTCTATTTTTAGGCTCAACGATCGGGGCGAGATTTTAGTGGGCCCTGAGAGTGTGGGAGCAGCCCCCGGTCCGGCTTGCTTTGGTTTTGGAGGCAAAGAGGCGACCATCACCGATGTCAATGTTGCCCTAGGGATCATCGATCCAGACACCTATTTAAACGGGCAGCAAAAGCTAGACAAAGAGCGCGCGATCCAAGCCATTAAAGAGAAAGTTGCCAAACCTTTAGGTTTAAAGTTTGAAGAGGCCTTATTTAAAATGGAGGAAGCTTACGCTGACCGGCTTGCTGCATGTTTGAAAGAACAGGTACAACAAGACACGGTCTTAGCCGCTTTTGGGGGTGGAGGGCCCATGAGTGCGTGTTTGGCCGCCAAAAAAGCGGGCATTAAACGGGTGATTGTGCCTAAATTAGCGGCGGTGTTTTCGGCTTATGGGATCAGTTTTTCTGATGTGGCGCAAACTTTCGAACACGACATCACAGACTTGTCTAAACACGAGATTGAAAAAATCAAAACCCAAATGCAAGAGCGCGCCAAAAGACACATGTTCCAAGAAGGCTACGACTTTGAGGATTGCAAGGGTGCGTGGCGGGTGATTGTAGAAAACGCCGATGGCTCTGAGAGCCACAGCACGAGCCTAGAGGACACAGCCCAAATCAACAAGGACCAAAGGTGCATTTTGGTCTACCATATCCGCTACGAACTCTCACACCCCAATTTACGGGCGAGTTTGCCTAAGCGTAAAATCGGGGCTAGGGTGAGCGGAACGAGGAATGTCATGGGCTTAGATGGCGTGCATCAAGAGGTGGTGTTGGTGCTAGAAAAACAAGAAATGGGGGCTTACATGGAGGGGCCAGCCATTGTGGAGGGTCCCTTTTTCACCGCTAGGGTGCCCGAGGGCTGGAGCTTGATGGTAACCGACAACGGCGATTTGATTCTAGAAGACTTAAAAGCATAA
- a CDS encoding 3-oxoacid CoA-transferase subunit B: MESGWSREEMAKKAVEDIKDGYSINLGIGIPTLVADYIPKNIKVMLQSENGLLGMGPFPTKEQVDADLINAGKQTITESLGASYFSSAESFAMIRGQHIDLTILGAMEVSANGDLASWMVPGKLVKGMGGAMDLVASAKKVIVLMQHTDKKGNCKLVKECSLPLTGPKCVSKVITNLGVFEIHGGEFVPLELAPGVSNPPLP, from the coding sequence ATGGAAAGTGGCTGGAGCAGAGAAGAAATGGCCAAAAAGGCGGTGGAAGACATCAAAGATGGCTACTCCATCAATTTAGGCATCGGCATCCCCACTTTAGTTGCCGACTACATTCCTAAGAACATTAAGGTCATGCTGCAGAGTGAAAACGGCTTGTTAGGCATGGGGCCCTTTCCCACAAAAGAGCAAGTGGATGCGGACTTGATCAATGCCGGTAAGCAGACCATCACCGAGAGTTTGGGGGCGAGCTATTTTAGCTCTGCCGAGAGCTTTGCCATGATTAGAGGCCAACACATCGACTTGACAATTTTGGGGGCGATGGAAGTTTCAGCAAACGGGGATTTAGCCAGCTGGATGGTGCCGGGCAAGTTAGTGAAGGGCATGGGCGGAGCGATGGACTTAGTGGCGAGTGCCAAAAAGGTCATTGTGCTGATGCAACACACGGATAAAAAGGGTAATTGTAAATTGGTCAAAGAGTGTTCTTTGCCCTTGACAGGCCCTAAATGTGTCTCAAAGGTGATCACCAACTTAGGAGTCTTTGAGATCCATGGGGGTGAGTTTGTACCCCTAGAGTTGGCACCAGGGGTTTCTAACCCCCCCCTGCCTTAA